The proteins below are encoded in one region of Streptomyces roseirectus:
- a CDS encoding roadblock/LC7 domain-containing protein, which produces MASDAPTTGQVSDLDWLMSGLVQRVPHTTSAVLLSCDGLVKSVHGMDHDSADHMAALASGLYSLGRSAGVRFADGGDVRQVVVELDSALLFVTTAGSGTCLAVMAGREADAAVLGYEMAMLVKSVRPYLVTAPRQHPVEPPAMRS; this is translated from the coding sequence ATGGCGAGCGATGCGCCGACGACCGGCCAGGTATCCGATCTCGACTGGCTGATGAGCGGCCTCGTGCAGCGGGTGCCGCATACGACGAGTGCGGTGCTGCTGTCGTGCGACGGACTGGTGAAGTCCGTGCACGGCATGGACCACGACAGCGCGGACCACATGGCGGCGCTGGCCTCGGGCCTGTACTCGCTGGGCCGCAGCGCGGGCGTGCGGTTCGCGGACGGCGGGGACGTACGGCAGGTGGTGGTCGAACTGGACTCCGCGCTGCTGTTCGTGACGACCGCGGGCTCCGGCACGTGCCTCGCCGTGATGGCCGGCCGCGAGGCCGACGCCGCGGTGCTGGGTTACGAGATGGCGATGCTGGTCAAGAGCGTGCGGCCGTACCTCGTGACCGCGCCCCGGCAGCACCCCGTCGAACCCCCGGCGATGAGGTCTTGA
- a CDS encoding GAF domain-containing protein, whose translation MSYGPPRPVGRLLVTPEDREAPARARRLSRLGLGERAEPMLDRLAQRLAELTRAPYGMVNFVGEQRQFFAGLYVAPGGKGELGRTLPRDHGYCPHVVVRRRALALEDVGDYPRFAGNPIVDEYGVRSYLGAPLLDSTGMVLGTVCVADLTPRTWGTTGLETVKATAAELVVRLEERA comes from the coding sequence ATGAGCTACGGACCGCCGCGGCCGGTGGGGCGGCTGCTGGTGACCCCGGAGGACCGGGAGGCCCCCGCGCGGGCCCGGAGGCTGAGCCGACTCGGCCTCGGGGAGCGCGCGGAGCCCATGCTGGACCGGCTCGCGCAGCGCCTCGCGGAACTCACCCGCGCGCCCTACGGGATGGTCAACTTCGTCGGCGAGCAACGGCAGTTCTTCGCCGGCCTGTACGTCGCGCCGGGCGGCAAGGGGGAGTTGGGGCGCACGCTGCCCCGCGACCACGGCTACTGCCCCCATGTCGTCGTCCGGCGGCGGGCGTTGGCCCTGGAGGACGTCGGCGACTACCCGCGGTTCGCCGGCAATCCGATCGTCGACGAGTACGGCGTCCGCTCCTACCTCGGGGCGCCCCTGCTCGACAGCACCGGCATGGTCCTCGGCACGGTCTGTGTCGCCGACCTGACGCCGCGCACCTGGGGGACGACGGGCCTTGAGACCGTCAAGGCGACCGCCGCCGAACTGGTCGTGCGGCTGGAGGAGAGGGCGTGA
- a CDS encoding GDSL-type esterase/lipase family protein translates to MRRLLLAACGSLLILAPTPALGYGTSAAGTVRPDDRRLAFEGHWSRDGEAAVTVNSGSRLRFRFTGTTVHALFDVGSVTVPAQVYVSVDGGPRQRHAIDRTDLAITARGHGPHTVELSVKDVFSRANRWVPPLATGVTLTGLKGRIVPQRPLPERRFVFYGDSITQGVNALCGDNSTSDCADATAAYPTLVADALHARLTQVGFGRQGVIQTGNGGVPDAGAAYGWNYAGSPASSDRRADVVVVNQGANDVAYGGEEFRAAYRAYLIRLRQAAPHARVLAMRPLNGAHAADVSAVVAELADPRIEFVDTTGWVSAEAGDLNDAVHPNVRGHRKVAQRLIGLMSGRA, encoded by the coding sequence GTGAGACGGCTTCTGCTCGCGGCCTGTGGCAGCCTGCTGATCCTCGCGCCCACCCCGGCTCTCGGGTACGGGACCTCCGCCGCCGGAACGGTCCGCCCCGACGACCGGCGCCTCGCCTTCGAGGGGCACTGGAGCCGTGACGGCGAGGCCGCCGTGACCGTCAACTCCGGTTCCCGGCTGCGGTTCCGCTTCACCGGGACCACCGTGCACGCCCTCTTCGACGTCGGCTCGGTCACCGTTCCCGCGCAGGTGTACGTCTCCGTCGACGGCGGGCCCCGGCAGCGGCACGCGATCGACCGGACGGACCTTGCGATCACCGCGCGCGGGCACGGTCCGCACACCGTCGAGCTGTCGGTGAAGGACGTGTTCTCGCGGGCGAACCGCTGGGTGCCGCCGCTGGCGACGGGGGTGACGCTGACGGGGCTCAAGGGGCGGATCGTCCCTCAACGGCCGTTGCCCGAGCGGCGGTTCGTCTTCTACGGCGACTCCATCACCCAAGGCGTCAACGCCCTGTGCGGCGACAACTCCACCTCCGACTGCGCCGACGCCACGGCCGCCTATCCGACGCTGGTCGCCGACGCGCTGCACGCGCGGCTCACGCAGGTCGGGTTCGGGCGGCAGGGGGTGATCCAGACCGGGAACGGGGGAGTGCCCGACGCCGGGGCCGCGTACGGGTGGAACTACGCGGGCTCACCGGCGAGTTCGGACCGGCGGGCCGATGTCGTCGTCGTCAACCAAGGGGCGAACGACGTGGCGTACGGGGGCGAGGAGTTCCGGGCCGCCTATCGCGCCTACCTGATCCGGCTGCGGCAAGCCGCCCCGCATGCCCGCGTGTTGGCGATGCGTCCGCTCAACGGGGCCCATGCGGCGGACGTTTCGGCGGTGGTCGCCGAACTCGCCGATCCGCGTATCGAGTTCGTGGACACGACGGGGTGGGTGTCTGCCGAGGCCGGGGACCTCAATGACGCCGTCCATCCCAATGTGCGGGGGCATCGCAAGGTGGCCCAGCGGCTGATCGGCCTGATGTCCGGGAGGGCTTGA
- a CDS encoding LysM peptidoglycan-binding domain-containing M23 family metallopeptidase gives MSARGKHRRPKPPRFSRSLAAAGTGGAALAIPLIGATGAHAQTASSANTSAAAASVASVGDQAARSVPAARTATPASAASATSTPSGTRKTSVYTVRSGDYLSKIAQEQNVRGGWQRLYEDNREAVGSDPSLIHPGLRLSLGAKAARGGSGSTESGSQSSSGSSGSSGSSGSQSSQRSSQKSDSSRDSQASTRSSSRGSSSGSSSSGGSSKGSGGSVSSSGFALPVKGAVVGTGYRVSGSMWSSGYHTGVDFVVPTGTALRAVGAGTVVSAGWAGAYGNQVVIRLADGYYAQYAHMSSITVSVGETVSAGEVIGYSGSTGNVTGPHLHFEMRTTANYGSDIDPLAFLRSHGVSV, from the coding sequence ATGTCCGCCAGGGGTAAGCACCGCCGCCCTAAGCCGCCCCGTTTCTCCCGTTCGCTGGCCGCCGCCGGAACCGGTGGCGCGGCGCTCGCGATACCGCTCATCGGGGCCACCGGGGCGCACGCGCAGACGGCGTCCTCCGCGAACACCTCCGCGGCCGCCGCGTCGGTCGCGTCCGTCGGCGACCAGGCCGCCCGGAGCGTGCCGGCCGCGCGGACCGCTACGCCGGCCAGTGCGGCGTCCGCGACGTCGACTCCGTCGGGCACCCGCAAGACGTCCGTCTACACCGTCCGGTCCGGCGACTACCTGTCGAAGATCGCCCAGGAGCAGAACGTCCGAGGGGGCTGGCAGCGGCTCTACGAGGACAACCGGGAGGCCGTCGGCTCCGACCCGTCGCTGATCCATCCCGGGCTGCGGCTGTCGCTCGGCGCGAAGGCGGCGCGTGGCGGCTCCGGGAGCACGGAGAGCGGTTCGCAGTCCTCGTCCGGCTCATCCGGGTCGTCGGGCTCTTCGGGGTCGCAGTCCTCGCAGCGGTCGTCCCAGAAGTCGGACAGCTCGCGGGACTCGCAGGCGTCGACGCGGTCCTCTTCCCGCGGCTCTTCGTCCGGCAGCTCCTCCTCGGGCGGCTCCTCGAAGGGGTCCGGTGGGAGTGTGTCGTCCTCCGGGTTCGCGCTGCCGGTCAAGGGCGCGGTCGTCGGGACCGGGTACCGCGTCTCGGGCAGCATGTGGTCCAGCGGCTATCACACGGGCGTCGACTTCGTCGTGCCGACCGGCACCGCCCTGCGGGCCGTCGGCGCCGGGACGGTCGTCTCGGCCGGCTGGGCCGGGGCGTACGGCAACCAGGTCGTCATCCGGCTCGCGGACGGCTACTACGCGCAGTACGCGCACATGTCGTCGATCACCGTCTCGGTCGGCGAGACCGTCAGCGCGGGCGAGGTGATCGGCTACTCGGGCTCCACGGGCAACGTGACCGGGCCGCACCTGCACTTCGAGATGCGGACCACCGCGAACTACGGCTCGGACATCGACCCGCTGGCGTTCCTCCGCTCGCACGGCGTCTCCGTCTGA
- a CDS encoding DUF742 domain-containing protein has protein sequence MMAAGDEPWLDDAAGRLVRPFTVSNGRTRPTVALDLMSQVRATGTSPLGYLGPEHAQALDLCRAPVPVAEVAAHLKLPAAVTKVLLSDLVDCGALTTKPPEFHHNPTDRALLEAVLDGLRRQL, from the coding sequence GTGATGGCGGCCGGCGACGAGCCCTGGCTCGACGACGCGGCCGGCCGGCTGGTGCGCCCCTTCACCGTGAGCAACGGGCGCACCAGGCCCACCGTCGCCCTGGATCTGATGTCGCAGGTGCGGGCCACCGGGACGAGCCCCCTCGGCTACCTGGGACCCGAGCACGCGCAGGCCCTCGACCTGTGCCGCGCTCCCGTCCCGGTCGCCGAGGTGGCCGCCCACCTGAAGCTGCCGGCCGCGGTCACCAAGGTGCTGCTGTCGGACCTCGTGGACTGCGGGGCACTCACCACCAAACCCCCGGAGTTCCACCACAACCCCACCGACCGGGCCCTACTGGAGGCGGTGCTCGATGGACTACGACGACAGCTCTGA
- a CDS encoding DUF6250 domain-containing protein: MTTTRRAFGALAAGAALAALAPTAQATAAPRRGRLLAHDDFCHGLGKWAVELEKGGTVSASRGVLEVDVPAGATVWFRQSLQGPYVIEYTATPVRAGGVNDRVSDLNNFWNAVDVRSPDDLFATARGGALAEYDYLKTYYSGYGANYNTTTRLRRYVGEAGVRPLIYDYTEPLLVANEPNRVRIVSDGSTVRWWDNGRLVFDYADPAPYTAGHFAFRTTWSHFRIEGFRVWSLHHGRR; the protein is encoded by the coding sequence GTGACGACCACGCGTAGAGCGTTCGGAGCCCTTGCCGCGGGCGCCGCACTGGCGGCCCTCGCCCCCACTGCCCAAGCGACTGCCGCCCCGCGGAGGGGCCGGCTTCTCGCCCATGACGACTTCTGCCATGGGCTCGGCAAGTGGGCCGTCGAGCTGGAGAAGGGCGGGACCGTCAGCGCCTCCCGGGGTGTCCTGGAGGTCGATGTGCCCGCCGGGGCGACGGTCTGGTTCCGGCAGTCGCTCCAGGGGCCGTACGTCATCGAGTACACGGCGACGCCGGTGCGGGCGGGCGGGGTCAACGACCGGGTCTCCGACCTCAACAACTTCTGGAACGCCGTCGACGTGCGCTCCCCGGACGACCTCTTCGCGACCGCGCGCGGGGGAGCACTCGCGGAGTACGACTACCTGAAGACCTACTACTCCGGGTACGGCGCGAACTACAACACCACGACCCGGCTGCGCCGGTACGTCGGCGAGGCGGGGGTGCGGCCGCTGATCTACGACTACACCGAGCCGCTGCTCGTCGCGAACGAGCCGAACCGGGTGCGGATCGTCTCCGACGGGTCGACGGTGCGGTGGTGGGACAACGGGCGGCTCGTCTTCGACTACGCCGACCCCGCGCCGTACACCGCCGGGCACTTCGCGTTCCGCACGACCTGGAGCCACTTCCGGATCGAGGGGTTCCGGGTGTGGTCGCTACACCACGGACGCCGTTGA
- a CDS encoding GTP-binding protein: protein MDYDDSSEYGARDEYGVRAPYDPYDPDDPDDPDDPYDPDDGQAPFPTALKVLIAGGFGVGKTTFVGAVSEIAPLCTEELLTTVSAGTDSLDGVENKVETTVAMDFGRITLDQDHVLYLFGTPGQQRFWFMWDELCEGALGAVILADTRRLQDCFAAVDFFEERGLGFIVAVNEFDGGHRYHPEEVRAALDLNPAIPVVRCDARISASGVQTLLTLVKHLIAHTPAENARA from the coding sequence ATGGACTACGACGACAGCTCTGAGTACGGCGCGCGCGACGAGTACGGCGTCCGCGCCCCGTACGACCCCTACGACCCCGATGACCCCGACGACCCGGATGACCCGTACGACCCGGACGACGGCCAGGCTCCCTTCCCGACCGCGCTGAAGGTGCTGATCGCGGGCGGCTTCGGCGTCGGCAAGACCACCTTCGTCGGCGCGGTCAGCGAGATCGCGCCGCTGTGCACGGAGGAACTGCTCACCACCGTCAGCGCCGGCACCGACAGTCTCGACGGCGTCGAGAACAAGGTGGAGACGACCGTCGCGATGGACTTCGGCCGGATCACCCTGGACCAGGACCACGTCCTGTACCTGTTCGGCACCCCCGGCCAGCAGCGGTTCTGGTTCATGTGGGACGAGTTGTGCGAGGGCGCCCTCGGCGCGGTGATCCTCGCCGACACGCGCCGCCTCCAGGACTGCTTCGCGGCCGTCGACTTCTTCGAGGAGCGCGGCCTCGGATTCATCGTCGCCGTCAACGAGTTCGACGGCGGACACCGGTACCACCCGGAGGAGGTCCGGGCCGCTCTGGACCTCAACCCGGCGATCCCGGTGGTCCGCTGCGACGCCCGGATCTCCGCGTCCGGCGTCCAGACCCTGCTGACCCTCGTCAAGCACCTCATCGCGCACACCCCCGCCGAGAACGCCCGAGCGTGA
- a CDS encoding SGNH/GDSL hydrolase family protein: MIGSYVAVGDSFTEGVGDPGPDGAFVGWADRFAVLLADRRPEGDFSYTNLAVRGKLLDQVVADQLPQAVALAPDLVSLCAGGNDILRPGTDPDEVAERFELAVAQLASVAGTVMVTTGFDTRQMPVLKHLRGKIATYNGHVRAIADRYGCPVLDLWSLRSVQDRRAWDDDRLHLSPEGHTRVALRAGQALGLDVPADPEQPWPELPPRAALEVRRDDVHWAREYLVPWIGRRLRGESSGDHITPKGALSPDDIKMRISAVA, from the coding sequence ATGATCGGGTCGTACGTGGCGGTGGGGGACAGCTTCACCGAAGGCGTCGGCGACCCCGGCCCCGACGGGGCGTTCGTCGGCTGGGCCGACCGGTTCGCGGTACTCCTCGCGGACCGGCGGCCCGAGGGCGACTTCTCGTACACGAACCTCGCGGTGCGGGGGAAGCTGCTCGACCAAGTGGTGGCCGACCAGCTTCCGCAGGCCGTGGCACTCGCGCCCGACCTGGTGTCGCTGTGCGCGGGCGGCAACGACATCCTGCGGCCCGGCACCGACCCCGACGAGGTCGCGGAACGGTTCGAGCTCGCCGTCGCGCAGCTCGCGTCGGTGGCGGGCACGGTGATGGTGACGACCGGGTTCGACACCCGGCAGATGCCGGTCCTCAAACACCTCCGCGGCAAGATCGCGACGTACAACGGGCATGTCCGCGCCATCGCCGACCGGTACGGGTGTCCCGTCCTCGACCTCTGGTCCCTGCGCTCCGTCCAGGACCGGCGGGCCTGGGACGACGACCGCCTCCACCTCTCGCCCGAGGGCCACACCCGCGTCGCGCTCCGCGCCGGCCAGGCCCTCGGCCTCGACGTCCCCGCCGACCCCGAACAGCCTTGGCCCGAGCTGCCGCCCCGCGCCGCGCTCGAAGTCCGCCGCGACGATGTCCACTGGGCCCGCGAATACCTCGTCCCCTGGATCGGCCGCCGCCTGCGCGGCGAATCCTCCGGCGACCACATCACCCCCAAGGGGGCGCTGTCTCCGGATGACATCAAGATGCGGATCTCTGCGGTGGCGTGA
- a CDS encoding MBL fold metallo-hydrolase, with protein MESSAVSPGGTVAGSRSLSSLTPEAFGADPSGERMARIRRSPHFKDGVFQNPGGAGSPRPAGAAAHLAKTFFDKETRLRRAPSGTIPVHATTLADLAKPPVTGLRVTWMGHSSVLAEIDGHRVLFDPVWGERCSPFPFAGPKRLHPAPVPLAALGPVDVVVISHDHYDHLDLPTIKALTGTGTLFAVPLGVGAHLERWGVPADRLRELDWHEETKVGGLTLTATPARHFCGRGLRNTQHTLWASWAVAGSEHRIYHSGDTGYFEGFKDIGAAHGPFDVTMIQIGAYSEFWPDIHMTPEEGMRAHLDLQGGAPSGVMLPIHWATFNLAPHAWAEPGEWSLAAGEAVGQAVAVPVAGAPFEPGGEIPARAWWREVSAPLEREWPVPQVSREDLGLVGEG; from the coding sequence ATGGAATCCTCAGCCGTTTCACCTGGAGGCACCGTGGCCGGTTCCCGTTCCCTGAGTTCGCTGACGCCCGAGGCGTTCGGCGCGGACCCGAGCGGTGAGCGCATGGCGCGGATCCGTAGATCCCCTCACTTCAAGGACGGTGTTTTCCAGAACCCCGGCGGCGCGGGCAGCCCCCGTCCCGCAGGCGCGGCGGCGCACCTCGCGAAGACGTTCTTCGACAAGGAGACCAGGCTGCGCAGGGCCCCCTCGGGCACGATCCCGGTCCACGCGACGACCCTCGCGGACCTCGCGAAACCCCCGGTCACCGGCCTGCGCGTGACCTGGATGGGCCACTCCAGCGTCCTCGCGGAGATCGACGGCCACCGCGTGCTGTTCGACCCGGTCTGGGGCGAGCGCTGCTCCCCGTTCCCCTTCGCCGGCCCCAAGCGCCTGCACCCCGCCCCCGTGCCGCTGGCCGCCCTCGGCCCCGTCGACGTCGTCGTCATCTCGCACGACCACTACGACCACCTCGACCTGCCCACGATCAAGGCGCTGACCGGCACGGGCACCCTGTTCGCCGTCCCGCTCGGCGTCGGCGCGCACCTGGAGCGCTGGGGCGTTCCGGCGGACCGTCTGCGGGAACTGGACTGGCACGAGGAGACGAAGGTCGGCGGCCTCACGTTGACCGCCACGCCGGCCCGCCACTTCTGCGGCCGGGGCCTGCGCAACACGCAGCACACGCTGTGGGCGTCCTGGGCCGTCGCCGGGAGCGAGCACCGGATCTACCACAGCGGCGACACCGGCTACTTCGAGGGCTTCAAGGACATCGGCGCGGCCCACGGCCCGTTCGACGTGACGATGATCCAGATCGGCGCGTACTCGGAGTTCTGGCCCGACATCCACATGACGCCCGAGGAGGGCATGCGCGCCCACCTCGACCTCCAGGGCGGAGCCCCGTCCGGCGTCATGCTGCCGATCCACTGGGCCACCTTCAACCTCGCCCCGCACGCGTGGGCCGAGCCCGGCGAGTGGTCGCTGGCCGCCGGGGAGGCCGTCGGCCAGGCCGTCGCCGTCCCCGTCGCGGGGGCGCCCTTCGAGCCCGGCGGGGAGATCCCGGCGCGCGCGTGGTGGCGCGAGGTGTCGGCGCCGCTGGAGCGGGAGTGGCCGGTGCCGCAGGTGTCGCGCGAGGACCTGGGGCTCGTCGGCGAGGGCTGA
- a CDS encoding ATP-binding protein, producing MSHLRAPAARADRREGGRHGRPVARTAAAETHIRPHLTRLAVLPPTAVALGACAVVLFTVRATGARLGPTLWAVLASAAAVTGLGITVAAIAAGRTARSVTDRLDALRRATARSEADLRALVEALRRGETPPQRRTRGLPPADADEFELLAADLARTHDGAVTAVVQATQLSSRTGSEQKLEVFLNLARRLQSLVHREILLLDELENEIEDPDLLKGLFHVDHLATRVRRHAENLAVLGGAVSRRQWSHPVAMTEVLRSAIAEVEQYSRVKLVPPVDGDLRGHAVADVIHLLAELVENATVFSAPHTQVLLRANLVTSGLAVEVEDRGLGMPPDEQARMNALLADPDQVNVGRLLADGRIGLFVVSQLARRHGIRVRLQSNIYGGVQAVLVVPQELLGSSGMPGTSGTRTAAPSATTTAAPGTPTPAPPSPNAPGTSPAGQATPPPPQRPTPRHAGRNGTPGTGQGSGGTHRLNGTRPGSAVPEGTRGPRGPVPEGTHGPGGAVSEQAYGSGAAPVGGARPGGHGSGDPASGRGRPGGGAHRLGGARRVDAGTRAGLDGAAPGDAYLAGDARPGTHGSGGQATGGTYPGDSALGDPTLGHSAPGGSALGGTPLPDGAYPGVAADGPAPGDTYAGTPAADATQLADAVHPDAPHPGGVPHPADTAHPGDAAHLADAAHPDGVARPGGATRPAPLPVRTPRADRPTPAEAVPGIRAEDRAAVEEVQGQAPVPRAGAVRGTMEKPRLPRRRAQEHLAPQLRGGPAPRPGGEDPGGHDPGLMAAFQRGIGLAETQLGLEPDPTPTLATHTHHDGTAPAG from the coding sequence ATGTCGCACCTCCGCGCACCCGCCGCACGCGCAGACCGCCGTGAGGGCGGACGGCACGGACGACCGGTCGCCCGCACCGCAGCGGCCGAGACCCACATACGGCCGCACCTGACACGGCTCGCGGTGCTGCCGCCCACCGCCGTCGCCCTCGGCGCGTGCGCGGTCGTGCTGTTCACCGTGCGCGCGACCGGGGCGCGGCTCGGGCCGACACTGTGGGCCGTCCTCGCCTCGGCCGCCGCCGTGACCGGACTCGGGATCACCGTCGCCGCGATCGCCGCCGGGCGCACCGCGCGGTCCGTCACCGACCGGCTCGACGCGCTGCGCCGGGCCACCGCGCGCTCCGAGGCCGACCTGCGGGCGCTCGTCGAGGCGTTACGCCGCGGGGAGACGCCCCCGCAGCGCCGCACGCGCGGGCTGCCGCCCGCCGACGCCGACGAGTTCGAACTGCTCGCGGCGGATCTGGCGCGCACGCACGACGGGGCGGTCACCGCGGTCGTCCAGGCGACCCAGCTGTCCAGCCGGACCGGCAGCGAGCAGAAGCTGGAGGTCTTCCTCAACCTCGCGCGGCGGCTCCAGTCGCTCGTGCACCGGGAGATCCTGCTGCTCGACGAGCTGGAGAACGAGATCGAGGACCCCGACCTGCTCAAGGGGCTCTTCCACGTCGACCACCTCGCCACGCGCGTGCGCCGGCACGCCGAGAACCTGGCCGTGCTCGGGGGCGCCGTCTCGCGTCGGCAGTGGAGCCACCCCGTCGCCATGACCGAGGTGCTGCGCTCCGCCATCGCCGAGGTCGAGCAGTACTCGCGGGTCAAGCTGGTGCCGCCGGTCGACGGGGATCTGCGCGGGCACGCCGTCGCCGACGTCATCCACCTCCTCGCGGAGCTGGTCGAGAACGCGACGGTCTTCTCGGCGCCCCACACGCAGGTCCTGCTGCGCGCCAACCTCGTCACCTCCGGGCTCGCCGTCGAGGTCGAGGACCGGGGGCTCGGGATGCCGCCCGACGAACAGGCCCGCATGAACGCCCTCCTCGCCGACCCCGACCAGGTCAACGTCGGCCGCCTCCTCGCCGACGGCCGCATCGGCCTCTTCGTCGTCTCCCAGCTCGCCCGCCGCCACGGCATCCGGGTGCGGCTCCAGAGCAACATCTACGGCGGGGTCCAAGCGGTACTGGTCGTCCCGCAGGAACTGCTGGGTTCCTCGGGCATGCCCGGGACTTCGGGGACGAGGACGGCGGCACCCTCCGCGACGACCACCGCCGCACCCGGCACGCCCACGCCGGCCCCGCCCTCCCCGAACGCCCCCGGCACGTCCCCGGCCGGGCAGGCGACCCCGCCCCCGCCCCAGCGCCCGACACCCCGGCACGCGGGGCGGAACGGCACGCCGGGCACCGGCCAGGGTTCCGGGGGGACCCACCGGCTGAACGGGACGCGCCCAGGCAGCGCGGTTCCCGAGGGCACACGCGGTCCCCGCGGACCGGTGCCGGAGGGGACCCACGGTCCCGGCGGGGCGGTGTCCGAGCAGGCGTACGGTTCCGGCGCGGCGCCCGTCGGGGGAGCCCGTCCGGGAGGCCACGGCTCCGGTGACCCGGCGTCCGGGCGCGGACGTCCGGGCGGCGGCGCGCATCGGCTCGGCGGCGCGCGGCGGGTGGACGCCGGCACGCGTGCCGGTCTCGACGGGGCGGCACCGGGAGACGCGTACCTCGCCGGGGACGCTCGTCCGGGGACGCACGGCTCCGGCGGTCAGGCCACGGGAGGGACGTACCCCGGCGACTCCGCCCTCGGCGACCCCACCCTCGGCCACTCCGCTCCCGGCGGTTCCGCCCTCGGGGGGACGCCGCTTCCCGACGGCGCGTACCCAGGCGTCGCCGCGGACGGTCCCGCGCCGGGAGACACGTACGCGGGCACCCCCGCCGCCGACGCCACCCAACTCGCCGACGCCGTCCACCCCGACGCCCCACACCCCGGCGGCGTACCCCACCCCGCCGACACCGCTCACCCCGGCGACGCCGCTCACCTCGCCGACGCCGCTCACCCCGACGGCGTCGCCCGCCCCGGCGGCGCAACCCGCCCCGCTCCCCTCCCCGTCCGCACCCCCCGCGCCGACCGCCCCACCCCCGCCGAGGCCGTGCCCGGGATCCGGGCCGAGGACCGGGCCGCCGTCGAGGAGGTGCAGGGGCAGGCGCCCGTGCCGAGAGCGGGGGCCGTGCGGGGGACGATGGAGAAGCCCCGGCTGCCAAGGCGGCGCGCGCAGGAACACCTGGCGCCGCAACTGCGCGGCGGCCCGGCGCCCCGTCCCGGCGGCGAGGACCCCGGCGGCCACGACCCGGGCCTGATGGCCGCGTTCCAGCGAGGCATCGGCCTCGCGGAGACCCAGCTCGGCCTGGAACCGGACCCCACCCCCACCCTCGCGACCCACACCCACCACGACGGAACGGCCCCGGCCGGATGA
- a CDS encoding SIMPL domain-containing protein, which translates to MNRSRRSRATAAFAVSLLALGLPAVAAPGAAALDGGYESAPVVARAEPAPTTVTVTGDGSATAEPDLAVVGVGVEATAKTAKEALAAQNKAADALLKAVAQQGIADKDVRTDSVSLSPVYDYQDGTSVLTGYRAAQSFVVKVREIGKTGAVLQAVTDATGDAGRINSVVFDLADREPLQRAARKAAFADARSKAEQYAALSGRTLGRLVTLSEGGTGYVTPAPPMAADMPPGGLGSVPLAPGEIKATSSVTAVYELD; encoded by the coding sequence ATGAACCGCTCCCGTAGGTCACGTGCCACCGCCGCGTTCGCGGTGAGTCTTCTCGCGCTGGGGCTGCCGGCGGTCGCCGCGCCCGGTGCCGCGGCGTTGGACGGCGGGTACGAGTCCGCGCCCGTGGTCGCGCGCGCCGAGCCAGCGCCGACGACCGTCACGGTGACCGGCGACGGCAGTGCCACCGCCGAGCCGGACCTCGCGGTGGTGGGCGTCGGTGTGGAAGCGACCGCCAAGACCGCGAAGGAGGCGCTGGCCGCGCAGAACAAGGCGGCGGACGCGCTGCTGAAGGCCGTCGCGCAGCAGGGGATCGCCGACAAGGACGTCCGTACCGACAGCGTGTCCCTGAGCCCGGTGTACGACTACCAGGACGGCACCTCGGTGCTGACCGGGTACCGGGCCGCGCAGTCGTTCGTGGTGAAGGTCCGCGAGATCGGGAAGACCGGCGCCGTCCTCCAGGCCGTCACCGACGCGACCGGCGACGCGGGGCGCATCAACTCGGTCGTCTTCGACCTCGCCGACCGCGAACCCCTCCAGCGCGCCGCCCGCAAGGCCGCCTTCGCGGACGCGCGCAGCAAGGCCGAGCAGTACGCCGCGCTCAGCGGCCGTACGCTCGGGCGCCTGGTGACCCTCAGCGAGGGCGGCACGGGCTACGTGACCCCGGCGCCGCCGATGGCCGCCGACATGCCGCCCGGCGGCCTCGGTTCCGTGCCGCTCGCGCCCGGCGAGATCAAGGCGACCTCGTCGGTGACGGCGGTGTACGAGCTGGACTGA